The genomic interval agagagagagagagaagtcagagatagcaagaaagAGTTGGTGGGTGGGAAGTtggattagatttttttttaatctctgtggTTTCACCTCCCACAGAAAAAGCAAAGGGGCACGCGACTCCCTGGCTACCAGGAAGCCCCAACCTGGATGGAGTGAAAGATGCGGCCTGATGACATAAATCCGAGGACTGGGCTTGTGGTGGCCCTGGTCAGTGTATTTCTAGTCTTTGGTTTCATGTTCACTGTCTCTGGCATGAAGGGGGAAACTCTGGGGAACATCCCTCTGTTGGCCATCGGGCCAGCCATCTGCCTACCAGGCATTGCCGCCATTGCTCTGGCCAGGAAAACCGAAGGCTGCACCAAGTGGCCAGAGAACGAGCTACTTTGGGTCCGCAAGTTACCCTGCTTCAGGAAGCCCAAGGACAAGGAAGTGGTGGAACTCCTGAGGACCCCATCAGACCTGGAGTCAGGCAAGGGGAGCTCGGATGAACTGGCTAAGAAGGCAGGCCTCAGAGGCAAGCAGCTCCCACAGGGTCCAGGTGAGGTGCCCATGGCCAGCTCCATTACTACCCCAACtcccacagaggaaggagaatgccAGAGTCTAGTCCAGAGTGGGCGGCAGGAGGAGACATCCAGATATCTGGATGGCTACTGCCCCTCGGCCAGTTCCCTCGCCTACAGTGCCTTGGATGCCAAATGCTCAGCCTGGGACAGATCTGACCGCCCTGAGCCCGAGGACAGCATCTTCTTTGTGCCCCAGGACAGTATCATCGTTTGCTCCTACAAGCAAAACAGCCCCTATGACAGATACTGTTGCTACATCAACCAGAGCCAAGGCAGGTGGGACCACGAGACAATAGTCTGACCTGTTCATACAAGGGTCCCATGTTGACAGACCACATTGCTACACTCAGCTCCCAAGGGAAGAGAATCTCTGCTCCAACAACAGACTTCACACTGTTAGAAACTGGCATGGTATGTGATGGGGTGCAGACCTCTGGTGCCTGATACTCATGTAAATAGGCATGTTGGGGGCATATTTTAGGGAAGGACAGAGGATTAaggacagtgggaagagggagtaAACAGGAAAGAAAGTTCCATTTGCTTCTGAACACATTAAACAATGTTGAATGCTTTGTAAAGCAGCCCCAAAAGTGCTGGCCGTCAGGCGAGCACAGAGAGCTTCGTCTGCCAGGTATCAAATGATGCAGGGGTTATTCACACAGAAGCTGGCTGCTTTGTGTCTgaagaacaggaaggaaaatTGTATGTTACTTTATAGCTTTTGTTTTGCCTGGCGACAGCTTTTCACACATGCTAATGCTGAAAGACATAAAAATCAAGATAGAGTAGGTAAATCCTCCTGATATGGGATGGGTTTTGGAGTGAGGGGAGTTAAAAATTGTTGGAATGTATACTGAACCCTGACCTTTGCCAAGACCATGGTTTCAAATAAAGTGTTGATTATGCTATGTGCAACGTTAATATTTTCGGTGGTCGTGCTACTTCTTAATGTCTTCGTTTGAATTGAGTTGCTGGCACTTTAccgaagttttaaaaatatttattaacactAATGTATTTCCTTACCAGGTGCAAAATGACTTGATGCAATATTTTCATAGattaggatttcttttttatcaGTTGGTAAAACAAATTTTACAAAATACCTTCAACATTTCTGGGAGGCATGTACTAGGACTTACGATATCCCTTTTAAAGTATGAAACTCCAAGTCAATTCATTAGTCCTGAGCACTATGAAAACTGTGTATGCCATGCAATGGTTAAGCCTCTGGAAATGCAACGCTGCCATTTGCACATTTGTTTaacagcacccctcccccaaccatgaCGAGAAAGCAATGAAACAAGAGTTAATGTATGAGATTTATCTGAAGCCCTTAGTTTATTAACTTCACTGGATCAGAGAAATTTACATAACAAAAATCTCATTAATTCTCACCTTTTTTTGTGGCTGAGGGAAGAAACATCATCATGCTATCCCAAAATGTATTTAATTGTAACAGATGAAAAAATAATCAGctgaaatgttattttattcttcttataGAATAgttgtattataaatatatatatatatatacatatatatatgaatggtaATAGATTTAGGCTTGAGAATTAGGATTATTTTATAACCTTCAGTGAGTTttaattctaattattttatcAATAGTTTTAGTTACTTTCTCCCAAAAGGTGAATGGAGGACAAAAGAAATGGAGGCTACCTTTATGCATTTCAAGTCCAACCCTGTGATTCTTAAGTGTGGCAAACTGTCCTCCTCTCTTAAGGATTATGCTCTTAAAAATCATAATTCTTGAATGATGCTTAAGATCAAAAGGATGTCATCTTTCTAGACAGGACTCAATATCAAAAAATGAGGTGAGTGATCTTGGACAAAGTTCATCTTCCAATACCTCAGTTTCCTAGTCTATGCAGGAGGAATGGGGATGGACTGGTTTGCACACTGAACAGTTTCCATCACTCAGTCCCAGATGGGATAGTCTAAAATACTGTACCACAGAAACTGTGTGTTGCAGGAAATAAGCTACGGCAAAGTGCATGCCCACGTTATACAACCCATGATCAAAATCATGCAACATGGACTAAA from Mastomys coucha isolate ucsf_1 unplaced genomic scaffold, UCSF_Mcou_1 pScaffold18, whole genome shotgun sequence carries:
- the Tmem215 gene encoding transmembrane protein 215: MRPDDINPRTGLVVALVSVFLVFGFMFTVSGMKGETLGNIPLLAIGPAICLPGIAAIALARKTEGCTKWPENELLWVRKLPCFRKPKDKEVVELLRTPSDLESGKGSSDELAKKAGLRGKQLPQGPGEVPMASSITTPTPTEEGECQSLVQSGRQEETSRYLDGYCPSASSLAYSALDAKCSAWDRSDRPEPEDSIFFVPQDSIIVCSYKQNSPYDRYCCYINQSQGRWDHETIV